The following coding sequences lie in one Vibrio spartinae genomic window:
- a CDS encoding vWA domain-containing protein — protein MAHIEFIWWWMLFLLPLPLLVTKLLPPHRQPAAIQLTYLPTEGGLTKPSHWFSQLMAGAIWVALVVACARPAWFGDPITVQPKHRDLMLVVDLSYSMSQKDMKNGDELIDRLTAVKQVLDRFIEKRQGDRLGLVLFADHAYLQTPLTFDRETVRRQLNQTVLKLIGTETAIGEGIGLATKTFIDGQAPQRVMILLSDGTNTAGVLDPIQAAEIAKKYHAVIYTVGIGAGEMVVKDFVFTRKVNTARDLDEKSLKQIAHITGGKYFRARNSQDLEHIYETINQLEPVQQASQTWRPQSEWFIYPLALALILSFILVIVRRNHV, from the coding sequence TTGGCACATATTGAATTCATTTGGTGGTGGATGCTATTTCTCTTACCACTACCATTGTTGGTGACCAAATTACTACCACCACATCGACAACCGGCTGCGATTCAGCTCACTTATCTCCCGACAGAAGGCGGCCTGACCAAACCCAGTCATTGGTTTAGCCAATTGATGGCTGGTGCAATTTGGGTTGCGCTGGTCGTTGCCTGCGCCCGTCCGGCTTGGTTTGGCGACCCGATCACCGTTCAACCGAAGCATCGTGACCTGATGCTGGTCGTCGATTTATCCTATTCGATGAGCCAGAAAGATATGAAAAACGGTGATGAGTTGATTGATCGCCTCACCGCGGTGAAACAAGTTCTCGACCGGTTTATTGAAAAGCGGCAGGGGGATCGGCTGGGATTGGTACTCTTCGCAGATCACGCCTATCTGCAAACACCGCTGACTTTTGACAGGGAAACGGTCCGCAGACAGTTAAATCAGACGGTTTTGAAACTTATCGGTACGGAAACTGCAATTGGAGAAGGCATCGGACTGGCGACAAAAACCTTCATCGACGGACAGGCACCGCAGAGAGTGATGATTTTGCTCAGTGACGGCACCAATACCGCAGGAGTTCTGGATCCCATTCAGGCCGCCGAAATCGCGAAAAAATATCATGCGGTTATCTACACTGTCGGGATCGGTGCCGGAGAAATGGTTGTAAAAGATTTTGTGTTTACCCGCAAGGTCAATACTGCCCGTGATTTGGACGAGAAGAGCCTCAAGCAAATTGCTCATATAACCGGCGGAAAATATTTCCGCGCTCGTAATAGTCAGGATTTGGAACATATCTATGAAACCATTAATCAGTTAGAGCCAGTTCAACAAGCCAGTCAGACTTGGCGTCCTCAAAGCGAATGGTTTATTTATCCGCTGGCGCTGGCCTTAATTCTTTCATTTATTCTGGTGATCGTCAGGAGAAATCATGTCTGA
- a CDS encoding DUF4381 domain-containing protein, with translation MAQSISDLLDLQPLHLPDAPSWWPLAWGWLSLIGCVIVVILLITWLIIWKRKRVAPKKVALRLLQPSHGYVTPSDAMELVRQACLSYFPRQEIAHLTGHDWYAFLDEQISKPLFIPNESLWQQVLYQKSKSEPSQQYLIDDCLTWVQEALPPKKRRRR, from the coding sequence ATGGCACAATCGATCTCAGATTTACTTGACCTTCAGCCCCTGCACCTACCGGACGCCCCCTCATGGTGGCCGCTGGCATGGGGTTGGCTAAGCCTCATCGGATGCGTGATCGTGGTGATACTGCTGATCACATGGCTCATTATTTGGAAACGCAAACGAGTTGCCCCGAAAAAAGTAGCGTTACGGTTACTGCAACCCTCACATGGTTATGTCACACCATCCGATGCAATGGAATTGGTCAGACAAGCATGTCTGAGTTACTTCCCTCGTCAGGAAATTGCCCATTTAACCGGACATGACTGGTATGCCTTTTTAGACGAGCAAATCAGCAAACCGCTGTTTATTCCCAATGAATCTCTGTGGCAACAGGTGCTGTATCAAAAATCAAAATCAGAACCATCCCAGCAATATCTGATTGATGACTGCCTGACTTGGGTACAGGAAGCCTTGCCGCCAAAGAAAAGAAGAAGGAGATAA
- a CDS encoding DUF58 domain-containing protein, translated as MRMELPVYSNGVTLCLEELLVYKQHCAAWLPPAKSLWSTMSGQYQSRRLGRGMDFSEVRRYQPGDDIRTIDWRVTARTGKTHTKLFSEEREKPVILYIDLSTTMQMGSRLLLKSVQAAHMAALLAWMSLAQKDRCGALIDLGYRLIDIKPKSHQPGVLALLQTIIDSHKQQLQLSQTPINDAGTAISSMSDSLTALNRLSPKGSEVIMISDYTRYNDDLKPQFNQLRRHNQVRLIHIYDPLEQGETDFRGIEFVADQQQSRWLNFSAKHTRAGIRKAFESQKDRLELLCRSLGIPYTRLSSDSPLLKQLSGSY; from the coding sequence ATGAGGATGGAACTGCCCGTTTATAGTAATGGCGTCACTTTATGCTTAGAAGAGTTGCTGGTGTATAAACAGCACTGTGCCGCTTGGCTGCCACCGGCGAAAAGCCTGTGGTCAACCATGTCAGGACAGTATCAGAGTCGCCGGTTGGGCCGTGGCATGGATTTTTCTGAAGTGCGCCGCTACCAACCCGGTGACGATATTCGTACCATCGACTGGCGGGTAACAGCCCGGACCGGGAAAACGCACACCAAGCTTTTCAGTGAAGAGCGAGAAAAACCGGTGATTCTCTATATTGACTTAAGCACAACCATGCAAATGGGATCGCGTTTACTCCTGAAGTCGGTTCAAGCGGCACATATGGCAGCGTTACTGGCATGGATGTCTCTTGCCCAGAAAGATCGGTGTGGGGCCTTGATTGATTTGGGATATCGGCTGATCGATATTAAGCCCAAAAGTCATCAACCCGGTGTATTAGCGCTCCTGCAGACAATCATTGACAGTCACAAACAACAATTACAGCTCAGTCAGACGCCAATCAATGATGCCGGAACAGCAATCTCTTCGATGTCCGATAGCCTAACGGCCTTGAATCGCTTGTCACCCAAAGGGAGTGAAGTGATTATGATCAGTGACTACACCCGTTATAACGACGACCTCAAACCGCAATTTAATCAGCTACGCCGACATAATCAGGTTCGGCTGATCCATATTTATGACCCACTTGAGCAGGGTGAAACTGATTTTCGCGGCATTGAATTCGTCGCTGACCAACAACAAAGTCGGTGGCTTAATTTTTCAGCAAAGCATACTCGGGCAGGAATCAGAAAAGCCTTTGAATCTCAGAAAGATAGGCTAGAATTACTCTGTCGGTCTTTAGGGATTCCCTATACTCGGCTTTCGAGTGATTCACCTTTGCTGAAACAACTATCCGGAAGTTATTAA